Within the Nocardioides aurantiacus genome, the region TCCTCGACGCCGTGCGCGACTCCGGGCAGGTCTCGGAGGAGGACTTCGGCAGGGTCGTGGGCCGCATCTCCTTCTTCGTCAACGCCGGCGTGCGGTTCGTCGAGGAGATGTGCAAGATGCGCGCCTTCGTGCAGCTGTGGGACGAGATCACCCGCGAGCGCTACGGCGTCACCGACGAGAAGATGCGTCGGTTCCGCTACGGCGTGCAGGTCAACTCGCTGGGGCTGACCGAGGCGCAGCCGGAGAACAACGTGCAGCGCATCGTGCTGGAGATGCTCGGCGTCACGCTGTCCAAGCAGGCCCGGGCCCGCGCGGTGCAGCTGCCCGCCTGGAACGAGGCGCTCGGACTGCCCCGCCCGTGGGACCAGCAGTGGTCGCTGCGGCTGCAGCAGGTGCTCGCCTTCGAGTCCGACCTGCTGGAGTACGACGACCTCTTCGAGGGCAGCCACGTCGTCGAGGCCAAGGTCGCCCAGCTGGTGGCCGACGCCCGCGCCGAGATGGACCGCGTGCAGGCCCTCGGCGGAGCCGTCGCCGCCGTCGAGTCCGGCTACATGAAGCAGGCGCTGGTCAGCAGCCACGCCGCCCGCCGGGGCCGCATCGAGAGCGGCGAGGAGGTCGTGGTCGGGGTCAACCGCTTCGAGACCACCGCCGAGTCGCCGCTGACGGCCGACCTCGACGGCGCGATCCAGGCCGCCGACCCCGAGGCCGAGCGCTCGGCCCTCGCCGGGCTCGAGCAGTGGCGGGCCGGGCGCGACCAGGGCGCCGTCGACCGGGCGTTGGCCGAGCTGGCCGCCGCCGCCAAGACCGACACGAACCTGATGGCCGCCACGCTCGTCGCGGCGCGCGCCGGGGCGACGACGGGGGAGTGGGCCGGCACGCTGCGCGAGGTGTTCGGCGAGTTCCGCGCCCCCACCGGGGTGTCCGGCGCGGTCGGCGTGGCCGACGCCGGCGCCGAGCTGACCGCGGTGCGCGAGCGGGTGCGGGCGACCTCGGAGGAGCTCGGCGGGCGGCTGCGGCTGCTGGTCGGGAAGCCCGGTCTCGACGGCCACTCCAACGGCGCGGAGCAGGTCGCGGTCCGGGCACGTGACGCCGGCTTCGAGGTCGTCTACCAGGGCATCCGGCTCACCCCGGCCCAGATCGTGGCCGCGGCCGTGGCCGAGGACGTCCACTGCGTCGGCCTGTCGATCCTGTCCGGGTCGCACATGGAGCTGGTGCCGGACGTGCTCGACCAGATGCGGGACGCCGGTCTGGACGACGTGCCGGTGATCGTGGGCGGGATCATCCCCGACCGTGACGCCCGTGCCCTCAAGGAGCTGGGGGTCGCCGCGGTGTTCACGCCCAAGGACTTCAGCCTGACCCAGGCGATGGGCGGCATCGTCGACGCGATCCGGGTGGCCCACCAACTGGTCTAGTTCGAGCGGCTCAAATTGTCGCCCGACGAGTCGTACCCCGTCACACGCGTCCCACGACGTCGTACTGTGCGAGGCGGACGGATGGAGCGACCAGGAGGCCGGTCGCCCACGCTTGAGACCGAGGCGGATCGCCCCCCATGCAGCAGCTGCACGAGCAGGAGCCCTGGCACTACGGCCTGCTCACCGACACCCTGCTCAAGGCCGACGAGGCCACCGTGCTCGTCGACGCCGGCGGGGTCGTCGTGGTGGCCAACGGGCACGCCGGCGACCTGCTGGCGCTGCCGGCCGAGGCCCTCGTGGGCCGTCGGGTGCAGGACTTCGGACGGGACTCGATGCACCTGTTCCAGGGGGCGGCGGTCCAGGCGGTCGTCGACAACGGCGTCGAGGTGACGGTCCGGTCCTGCCAGGTCGCCGACGCCATGGGCGGCACCCATCGCGTCGACCTCGCGCTGGCCCCCGTGCAGACCGACCG harbors:
- a CDS encoding protein meaA; translation: MSQTPPPPSPRPEKDRPWVMRTYAGHSSAAESNKLYRNNLSKGQTGLSVAFDLPTQTGYDPDSPLARGEVGKVGVPVPHLGEMRRLFEDIPLTGMNTSMTINATAMWLLALYQVVAEEQNPDLDPTEVAAQLAGTTQNDIIKEYLSRGTYVFPPEHSLRLIADVIAYTVHEIPKWNPINICSYHLQEAGATPTQELAYALCTAIAVLDAVRDSGQVSEEDFGRVVGRISFFVNAGVRFVEEMCKMRAFVQLWDEITRERYGVTDEKMRRFRYGVQVNSLGLTEAQPENNVQRIVLEMLGVTLSKQARARAVQLPAWNEALGLPRPWDQQWSLRLQQVLAFESDLLEYDDLFEGSHVVEAKVAQLVADARAEMDRVQALGGAVAAVESGYMKQALVSSHAARRGRIESGEEVVVGVNRFETTAESPLTADLDGAIQAADPEAERSALAGLEQWRAGRDQGAVDRALAELAAAAKTDTNLMAATLVAARAGATTGEWAGTLREVFGEFRAPTGVSGAVGVADAGAELTAVRERVRATSEELGGRLRLLVGKPGLDGHSNGAEQVAVRARDAGFEVVYQGIRLTPAQIVAAAVAEDVHCVGLSILSGSHMELVPDVLDQMRDAGLDDVPVIVGGIIPDRDARALKELGVAAVFTPKDFSLTQAMGGIVDAIRVAHQLV